The Polypterus senegalus isolate Bchr_013 chromosome 7, ASM1683550v1, whole genome shotgun sequence genome segment ACGTTATTTGTTACACAGAGTCAGTTTTGGACCGGCAAAATCATGAAATGATGACACGTGTGTTTGTGCTATCAAATCATGACTTTTCAAGAAGCACCTTCTTGTTTTTTCAgtatttgcttctttttttttctggcagtAGTAAACCTTATGAATTCATTTCTTATGGCGTTTCGTTTTGCCCCCGAGTATTACTTCAAGGGTCTTTTTATACTTTGGTAAGTAATGTATTTCtctcttgcttttttcttttgcagggtgGTTTTGCGAAATGCTACGAACTGACAGATTTGTCTACGAATAAAGTATATGCCGCTAAAATCATTCCTCATTCTAGGGTTGCCAAGCCTCACCAGCGAGAAAAGGTATTGCATTGCCTTGCATTAATGTGTGCGTTTTTCTATATCGTCCCTCCCAAGTGGATACCAATCGTATTCATGCTAATTTATTATTTCAGATTGATCGAGAGATCGAATTGCATCGAGCTTTGCACCACCGGCATATCGTCCATTTCTACAATCATTTCGAAGACAAAGAAAATATCTACATCCTTTTGGAATATTGCAGCCGCAGGGTAAGTGTCTAACTCCGACGCTTAAGATTGAGACGTGAGGTGCAGTATTCTAAATGAATGCCGGGCAAAGATGTGAGACTTAGAACCGTCATTGACGTAATTaaattgaatgtgtttttttgtttttattcgtGTCTGTAAAATATTACAGAATCGATGGTTGTCTTAGCACATTGATGTCAATCCTCTTTCTTATTGTTAATagcatatttgtttgtttttttgtttttagtctttgGCGCATATACTGAAAGCAAGGAAAGTCTTGACTGAACCTGAAGTGAGATACTACCTCCGACAAATAGTCTCTGGATTAAAGTACCTGCATGAACAAGAAATCCTGCACAGAGATCTGAAATTAGGTGTGTTTGCAATACCTTTTAGTCTGACTTTGGTGGCAACATCAACATTATTTACAGTAGTTTTCTTTGAAATGCAGAATATCTTATTTTTTCAGTTCACTGATGTCTGGGTATATGCCATTCTGTATTTAACAGgtaattttttcattaatgacACAATGGATCTTAAAGTTGGAGATTTTGGACTGGCAGCAAAGCTGGAGCCACTAGAGAACAGAAGAAGGTATGTTGAGGAAACTAGAAAGCTGAGGatttttttattctgcaagatgttgtgttttttttttttaagaactagaactgttaaaatatattaactgatttttttttttcctttaaaccttAGAACAATCTGTGGAACCCCAAATTATTTGTCACCTGAAGTCTTAAACAAACAAGGACATGGCTGTGAATCTGATGTCTGGGCATTAGGATGTGTGATGTGAGTAGCATGTTTAATATGTGTCTAATAGTTaaagtgttaataaaaaaaaaaaattgtttgcctgtttaaagtgtgtgttttttaatatagCAGGAAATTACTGGGGAATAGCCTTTGCAGATCAATCCTGTGGTATTTTTGGAAAGAATTTGACATCTTTACATATTAATCATGATTTATGTTTTTATAGGTACACTATGCTCCTTGGGAGGCCTCCATTTGAAACCACCAACTTAAAGGAAACCTACAGGTGCATAAGAGAAGCCCGCTATACAGTTCCCTCCTCCCTTTCTGTCCATGCCAGGCAACTAGTTGCTGGCATGTTGTCGAAAAATCCTGAAGATCGCCCTAGCCTAGATGAAATTGTTCGACAtgactttttcacacaggttaatattatactgtacaattcTTAAAGGCTCAATATTGTACCAAATGGGAATTTGCATTTGACATTTGTTTCGCTCTTGATCATTTGCAGGGATTTACACCAGAAAGGCTTCCACCAAGTTGCTGTCACAGTGCTCCAGATTTCCACTTATCAAGTCCAGCTAAAAATTTCTTTAAGAAGGCAGCTGCAGCTTTATTTGGGGGCAAAAAGGAGAAAGCAAAGTACTATGATAGTCTTGGTGAGTATCCTTTTATTTATGTTCAACAGATGTCTTGGATCAGTGTTGTCTAAATTGGGGAAAAAGTTCTGTGTATATAACCCAATTTCTGGTAGCTGTAAAATGTGTAGGCTAGTTACATTTCTGAACCTGTAGTTTCAGTATTCAAAAAGTTCCAAAgttaatactgtatactgtacttgaTGGACAGGAGCATAAATTGTCACAGTCCCATCATACtggggtttttcttttcttgttataaATCAAGACCTTTAAAACCCTTCTTCCTTTATCTGAACAGGTAAATTTGCCAAAGATGATGAAGAAATCTACAAGTTGCGACATGATCTAAAGAAGACCAGTATTAGCCAACAATCTCAAAAGCTTAAAACTGACGATGTGAGTTGAAAAGCTTTTTTAATCTATAGTGGATTAATTAAGCATGAGACAATTGTACAAAATATGAATTGAATGAATGGCATTCATTTCATGAATGATTAATGATTGTTCTCTTCTGTAATAGGAAAGCAAGCCACCAGCTACTACAGAGGGGAAACCAGGAGTTTTGGTAAAAGAGAGCAGTCAGCAAATTAGAGACACAATTCGAATGATTGTCAGGGGGACTCTTGGgagctgcagcagcagcagtgagTGTAAGTAAATTAAATCGAATTaccaaaatgtttgcatttttatgtGCATATCTGTGTTAAGTCTGCAAATCGTTGATGGAACCATTACTAACTGAAGTTTACTTTCCCCTTTCAGGTCTAGAAGACAGTACAATGGGTTGTGTTGCTGACGGTGTTGGTAGAGTGTTAAGAGGCTGCCTTGAAAGTATGCCTGAAGGTACGTTTTGTTTTGGTGCTGCTAGTACTCACAAATGGAGGATGCATTGAACTGTGTAGATAACCCACTTCATAAATACAATTTGATTACAATGTTTGAAACCAACTAGATTCTCAATGTGTTCATTTTATAGCTGATGCCTTTCCAAAGGAACAGATGAACAGCTCATTCCAGTGGGTCACCAAGTGGGTTGATTACTCAAATAAATATGGCTTTGGATACCAGCTATCAGATCATACAGTTGGTGTTCTCTTCAACAATGGGACACACATGAGTCTATTGTCAGATAAAAAGTAAGCATTTTATTCAGATAAGTTATGTAATAAGACTTGTATTTATTCAAGGCAGGTGTAATTGGAaatgtttcttatattttttttccttcttttaaggACCGTCCATTACTATGCAGAACTTGGCCAATGTTCAGTGTTTTCTACTGCAGAAGCACCTGAGCAGTTCATCAATCAAGTCACAATTCTGAAATACTTTGCACACTACATGGAGGAGAACTTAATGGATGTAAGTCTTTTGTCTTTTGTGCCAGACTACTTAAATGAGTGCATTTAATCTGCAAcagaattcaatttaatttactaaaataactTTACTCTTGACAGGGTGGTGACTTACCAAGCATTACGGATAAAAGCAAGCCCCGGCTTTATTTGCTCCAGTGGTTGAAGTCTGACCGTGCATTGATGATGTTGTTTAATGATGGCACATTTCAGGTAAATCTCTTTTTAGATCTTTATTTCATAAACCCAACAAATGTATTACATACAGATGAGATTTATGATGCACAGTCTTCTGCCTACTCTTGTGCAATAGTTTTATATGTTCCACTGTGTCTCCTGCAGGTCAACTTCTATCATGATCACACAAAGATCATTATCTGCAATCAAAACGAGGAGTATCTGCTAACTTACATCAATGAAGATCGTATTTCCACCACTTTCCGTCTGGCCACACTACTTGCATCTGGTTGTTCAGTAGATCTGCGTAACAGAATGGAGTATGCCTTAAACATGTTGTTGCAAAGGTGTAATTAAAGAATGGCTGTTCCGAAGGACTTTTTTTGAAAGAAGGACTTTGCTTGGAATCTTAAAAGGCTTTTATGAAGAAGTTGGGAAAGCTTATCTGTAAGTTGAAAATAAGGTAGATTGAAAGTAAGATTGAGCGGAGGTACGAAAAGTTCAACAAtgagttttgggtttttttttttttttgaggagaaTGCTGGGCTGGAACCAGAAAACAAACTTTATAAATCTTGCTTTGTGAAAATGGATAATGAGCTTTTAATTCTCATTTGGAGTTCCTACAGAATTGTACAGGAGTCAAAGCAAGGTTTAAAAAATGTAGCTCTTTGgagcaaaatttttttaaactgtgaaacAACTTTCCTACAGTAGTAAATCCAGGACCCATGAAATCATCAGGGCTattatggacttttttttttaatactgtaagcCTTGT includes the following:
- the plk2b gene encoding serine/threonine-protein kinase PLK2b — encoded protein: MDILRTITYQPTGHNKMCEQTLNKPGEFRRKRSEDPTHAAPEMSRIITDPTTGKCYCRGKVLGKGGFAKCYELTDLSTNKVYAAKIIPHSRVAKPHQREKIDREIELHRALHHRHIVHFYNHFEDKENIYILLEYCSRRSLAHILKARKVLTEPEVRYYLRQIVSGLKYLHEQEILHRDLKLGNFFINDTMDLKVGDFGLAAKLEPLENRRRTICGTPNYLSPEVLNKQGHGCESDVWALGCVMYTMLLGRPPFETTNLKETYRCIREARYTVPSSLSVHARQLVAGMLSKNPEDRPSLDEIVRHDFFTQGFTPERLPPSCCHSAPDFHLSSPAKNFFKKAAAALFGGKKEKAKYYDSLGKFAKDDEEIYKLRHDLKKTSISQQSQKLKTDDESKPPATTEGKPGVLVKESSQQIRDTIRMIVRGTLGSCSSSSECLEDSTMGCVADGVGRVLRGCLESMPEADAFPKEQMNSSFQWVTKWVDYSNKYGFGYQLSDHTVGVLFNNGTHMSLLSDKKTVHYYAELGQCSVFSTAEAPEQFINQVTILKYFAHYMEENLMDGGDLPSITDKSKPRLYLLQWLKSDRALMMLFNDGTFQVNFYHDHTKIIICNQNEEYLLTYINEDRISTTFRLATLLASGCSVDLRNRMEYALNMLLQRCN